DNA sequence from the Myxocyprinus asiaticus isolate MX2 ecotype Aquarium Trade chromosome 3, UBuf_Myxa_2, whole genome shotgun sequence genome:
TCTCATAATGTTAagtaagtacaaatattccacaaaaacttCATGAAAGATAGTTATACAATCAGAAAAGTACCATTCtgagttttagatgaagtatagcatgtcactCTGAAGGACATTGCCGTCACTGCTTGACATTTCAAATCAGCTGCCCATTTAAGCTGTGTGCTTCTGTATACACAGATCCCATTCTCATTGCTAGAGCTCTGCGAGACTATTATCCTCTAGACTGTCTGTCTTTGTGTATGCCATGCTTAAAGACCGTGGGAACCTCTTCTGGTCTGGCAGTGTAAGTATTAGTACTGAATCACTGTGTCATCTGAATAGCAAATCACTACTTGCAGAATTTTAAtaactaagctgcaaaaaacatttaattccctATGAGAATGAAGTCACAGCATATTACTGAACATTAGTGTTTTTGAAGGTTCAAGGGTCATATTATGGAGAGCAGGAGGCTCGTCTAGAATATTTCCCCAGCAGTGCTGTTGAAGAGACACATGCGTTAATGCCTGCTGAAGTTGAGGTCAAGACTGATGTATGTATCTGAATTTTTTCTGAGCGATTACATAGAATAAAACTATAAGGGGGCCTTCAcaagtaattacattttgttgtCTTTTCAGAAATGGGACTTCTACTGCTATTAGGATTGTGTGCTTCCTCAGCTTCTGGAAGTCTTGATCCAAATCTGCACTATACAGTGTTTGTCTATACGCATTATCACTAGAATGCAACTCAACCTATGATTCTGTGGCAAAAGTGTCAAATAAGCACACCACTTGCATTAGGGTTTTCTCTAGACAGTGCAGAAAACAGTTTGCTTAATAGTTTGTAAATGCTTGTTGATGCAATAGTTTGAATAAAACTGAACTGCTGCTACTTTGCTCTCTTGTTGCTGTGATCCACTTAGAACCACATGATGGTTTGGTATCAAAAGTTCTTAATGATGAGACCTTGAAAGAAAAAATCAATTACTACTCAGTAAAGGAATGATTGCATCTGCCTTTAATTGTCTAGATGAGCAGGTATATTGGTTTCTGGCCTCCAGGTCGAGTTGCGTCATGTGTTATCATGGAAACAAATGACACCTCAAGAAGCACATAGTTATATGGCACATCTGTAGACAGGTGAGTGCACGTTtccaaattaaaattaattaaaaatgaatctaTTTAAAAATTAGATGTATCATATTGATATGCTCACCGTTATTTAAATGAGAATCTAAATCTTATGCAGCCtaattattttcattgttttatgtcagcaataaaaaaaatgaaatcgtTGTAATGTTCCTGCAATGGATCCTTAATTTTCACAGTCAGTAATGAAGCTTTTCTGCCTTATTTAATagtgtaaatgaaaaaaaaaaatttaatgaattttttttttatattcagtgTAAATTTAGATTATACTTTATGTTATATTGGCAGTAGAAAAACTTGTCACCACTGCTGCGATGGGGTCtcaaccccttaaactctatatGGACTCGCCAGTGGGTCCATAGGGGAGCACTACATTGTGAAGTAAATTTACtcttaaaacattaaaatccctggataaggggcctgggtagctcagcaaataaagacattgactaccacccctggggcacgtggtgagttgtgcgcggattccgcagagaatagcgtgaagcctccacacatgctacatctccacggtaacgtgctcaacaagccacgtgataaaacacgcggattgacggtctcagaggtggaggcaactgagattcatcctccgccacccgtattgaggtgagtcactatgccaccacgaggacttagagcgcattgggaactgggcattccaaattggggagaaaagaaaaaaaaaaaaaaagtccccagATACATAAGCAGGGCCGGTGTCGTAATCAAATTagtccttttttatttaatttatatatatatatatatatatatatatatatatatattttattttttttattttattgcggaacaaaaatatttacatacaaaTACAACTATAGAGGATAACAATTTGCATTCACTGTTACAATagcaccaaataaataaaataaaataaataaaacaaatacatcatATGgggaaaaattaaaatgcattatttagaGAAAAGGCTTCAGTAATCAACTGAGTCCGCCCGTTAAAATGAGTCCGCATCTGACATCATAGTGATTCCTAGTGATTCCACTGGCTCATAGAACTTTGAATGATTGCTATATTCACTGTCAGAGTAGAAATCCTACAAAGTCCTTTTATGATGTATGTcaatataattttgtaaatacaacatttaatgacttttaaatcaTATGTTACACATAATGTTATATTACCACAGATATAGActgtgaaattaaacatttcttgttTTTCAGTTAGCTTACATATGGCAAGCTGTGACACAGAATTAATAAATTCATGTTTATTAAAGcggcactacgtaactttgtgctctttaGTGACATCtctggttgaaacttaaaattgcaagcaatttgcagaagaacactttatCTCAGTcgtgtttcagcactgctcttctggtggatgaatcttcCAAGTTGAgattacctggacatcgcctgtgtgtgatcatgactggagccaaAGTCATAACGTCATAACGTCACTTTGGTGAAGAttaacaacactcttatttacatatttgaatgaattttacacttaaatcgcttttctgacatgacattcaaagcacttttaaaaagagtacaggggactctcctcagccaccaccagtacatcttaatatgattattcaagtgttttatctactattaatgtttgaattgtactacaattttcaatttgagaggttaaactcgtgatatggctgatacgagttcaatagcagactttattatttttatactatattgtccagcctcagttactacaatagcatgtctatgcaatgcacacaataacactgtaaactaaagtaaggacattgttttgaacacttattttttatgtactcaatcaataatggcaatttgttcatttttaatcaaaaaaatcttacatagttcAGCTTTAATTGTTTGAAGCCAGTCAAGTTATTATATTAACTATAGTGCTATTCACCATTTCAAAGACGTCGCTATAACAAACATTCACCCTCTGGGGACTCGATTTTACCGGCGGACTCATTTATTTATGACACTGGCAtcaggtgggggtggggggtgtacTAGTTTGTGTGAATGGTTGCGTCATTATGTCGTTAACGTGCGTCTTTTGCTGAGTGAATTCCTGTCGCTAGCGGCGAAGCGGTCTTTCACACAGTCTTCAGCATTTGATTAACGTATGTAAAACAAACATGGATATTACAAAATGGCTTGTCGGTTCTGCAAGGCCTTCCTCAGAGCCTAGCGATCCGCTTTCTCGTGAAGCAATAGCTGAGGGATTAACAGAATAATGAATGATTGACAGGGAATCTGGAATCCCTAATCAGCACCATACTTTGtcatacattacaaaaatatactgtatatatatatatatatatatatatatatatatatataacacacacagcATAATATGTTAAAATGGTTGTTGCTAGCTATAGCAAGGGAGAGTAAAGTTAACTcaattcattcaggtttttgttGCACAAAGTGtttgagtagagcctacattttaatttcatattaagtaaactcattttcattgtgtggaaccaatgtccacaacTGAATTAAACTATCAACGAATTCTTTTTTCATTGTGTGTGATGAAACTGTTGCAATGCTCAAccacaaaatacattaaaataacacttaatttcaaattGTACTCTCcaaatccagtcccatgcaaaacgGTGAAACTATATGCACTCCGAACCCATGAGTTTATGATAATAATTTgatggtatactgtatatttcaagcTTGCAATTTcaagcagcataatttaaaatttttgtacAGTTAAAATaactggaagtggcttatactgGAAGCAGCCCACactcaaaattgaaaatgaaaacgtGGATAGTTTactggtcatgtgtctgtctgcgggagagggaaagtggtaaggctcgtcacctgggttgagattactctaacacctgtctctcattatagtgatggcggagggagacctgataaggctcgcCAGAGCGGCAGAGGAGTGAGAGAGAGTGGCCCAGACCAGTGGAAGAGGAAAGACCCGCAACAGAGACTGCCATTTTAGAGAGAGCTATTTTGCTTTGTGTGTGTATAAACTAAAGTGTGTGTGAACAAACACTCATCTGTTCGctgtagggttgccaactttgtcACTATGAAATAAGGGACAATAGGTGGCCTGCCGCAGCAGTGCGGGTATGGTTTTGTGTGAATATACAGTGTATTGTTTTAAGCCATTTGACATAATGATAGCTAATttcttaattaaatattaatacataaatcTCATGCCTTGGCAACATACGGTAGGTTTAATAATAGTTTGTTAATTTACAGCAGGTACCTTTAATACAGTCCTTTAATTGAACCATTACCTATTACTTTTACTATTTGTCTAAGACAAACCACTTGTGACTCCTGCACTGTAGGTTAGAAAAAGTTATCCCCTTCATGTTAATCTTACATGTGTCAAACTAAAAATAACTTAGCTTCTGTATGCTGTAGTTTTGCAGAGGAATCAAATAGCAGAGACCCAGAACGTGCACCCTCTGTGTACACAAACAGTGGTGGGGAATAAATGCTTCACATTCTTATTCACTCAAACTATATATAAGTTGGAAAACAAAACttgacaaaataaaacatttaaatgcaaaagagGGGCATGTCTCTGCTCACCAAGTCTACTTTTTCCATGGATATTTTTGGCTGCTCTAGACCGATTCAGGCAGTCTTTTGACCTTTGGTGCAGCCAGAGAAAAGTCCTTACATGACAAGTCACAGTTCACAGATATTTGAAGTTCATTTTTGATCAGCTCTGTGCTGCACCTGTTTCTTGAGTCTGACCATTTAATGGTCATCAGAGAGAAAATCCTCTCTACAAAGGCATTTGAGCCTGGCACACTGAGGACAAATGAAACAATCCTGAGCATGTTGATCAAGTTGGCTTTCCCTATGTTTTGGAAAACTGCGACCCACTTCTCACTGGTGGATTTTGTGGTATCCTGTGTGGCTTTATTTATTTCCTCCCTGCTAGCACAAAACTCTTCATAGAGTTGGTCCATACTCACTGTCTCTGTCATTTTGAGGGCAACCACCACCTGCTCTAGGTCAGTGAAGGAGAGCTCCTCATGTAGGCCGattagtttcagtttcatcatCACATTTTCTGATGAGAAATCAAACCATTTGTCAATGTATGCAATGACAGAATCATAGAACTTCAGAAAGTCCTTTTGCTGCTTTAATCTCTGTGCTGACCCTTGTTTGTCCATCAGCTGCTTGGTCTGGTATCCAAAAAGCTGTTTTCTTTCCGCTGAAGCATCTTCACTTTGAATTTTCCCATCTCCTCGTAAACATCTGTGATGCAGAGCTTTGTTTCCTCCAGCTTTCTAACAAGTGTGTCAAAAACACACCCCATGTTGTGGAAAAAGCACAGATAAATCTCAGCAGCTGCAGTTTTTTCTTCGTCCTCAAAAATCCTCCTCAGTGCCACAAGACAGGTCTCCCCAAGGGACCTGAAGTATGAGGTGAGCTGGCCAGCTCTGCAGGAGACGATCAACAGCTGGACGAAGAGACAGCCATCACGTGCAAACATGACGCAGAATTTCACGCCACTCAATGTCAGTGACTCAATATCCACTGACAGCTGATCACAGGCGTGCTTGCAGGTGTTATGAGCTATGTGAGCTGGGCAATTAGCTTTCCAATGCGACTGTTGGCACTGCTCAATAACTGGTAAACAGAGTGGTGTTTTCCAAAGTTTACATTGGCATTATCTGCCGCATAGGCTGTGATGCGTTTTATATCCAGTTCATACTTTTTCAGGCAGTTCATCAGAGCTTGATGAATACCATTTGCAGTTTCATCACTATCTTCATAAAAGTCAAGTAACTTGCACCGCACTCCATCAGACACAGAAAAATATTTCACGCACACTGGAAACATTTTTCTGTTTCCCTTGTTTGAGGCATCGGTGGCAACCGAGTAAAACACAGGCTCACCTTCAGTCGGGGATAGATCATTCAGGATATCCCGCACAGTCTTTGGTCCTAAAACATTCATTGTGATCATCTCAGCTTTCGTTCTTCCCAAGAGAATCTTCTTCACAACATTTGAGTCATAAAACAATGCACCGTTTAGCTTAACAAGACAGTCGGTAATGTTGTAGCCGAGTCCATGTTTGACAGTGTGATACACGTTTGATGCTTCACTTGCCGCTATTTTGTCAGTTTCCACAGTAGCTGCCCCGAAGAATGCACCAATATCGCTTGCACCTTTAGCTAGTGTGGCCTTCTTGTGCATTTCTGTGGAAGCATGTTGAGTCAAGTCATTCTCACCTTCATGGCCAACTGAAAATTCTTTGCAGGTTTATCCATATTTGCAGTTTAATCCATATTCGtgccctcattttttttttttttttttgtgtgtgtggaggaaCTGGCACATTTACTTAACGTATACTGATGCGCGTGAGGGGGGGCTGTGACTGGATGATGACAGGTGTCGGTGATCATCCTCAAGTGTCGTGATCAGCactgctgctgttgctgttgtATCAGTCAGTGGTTAGATCAGCGTAGCAGTCAATAAACAGGACAAGGGAGGTCACGTATGGGACAAATCAATTAGGCCCAATATAAGGGTCGTCCCAgctaatacgggacagttggcaaccctagttcactgactcctccattgcccgcgAACTTATCCTTATCACAGCTATATAGAAGCAAACAAATCAATCAAAGATAATATAAGAGGTTGTTTCCttacaccataaaaaaaaatatagtacAAAATAAACACGTTTTGAAatataaagataattttttttcttttttttaaagaaatttctatatgttttatatatatatatatatatatatatatatatatatatatatatatatatatatatatatatatcagtccaCGGACAGAGTATGAAATGGAAAGCAACTTATTTAGCTACAacatatatttcagcttttataattTGACTTACAGGACCCACgttgtttaaaataaaacattttattttgaataaaaaaaaaaataataaaaaaaaaagccaggtcACACTGGTTTTGAATGGTCACAGAatttattgataattatttcatgatattaatacattaattcagTACTTGGAGCTGTGATTAGTGAGGAATGTAGAATCAATGGACTATGAAAAACGATTTGAAACACTTGTGCTCCTTCTCACTTATACCTCCTAGTGTTTTCAATGCAATGGTTTAACAGGCCTTTGCTTTAGtgagaagacacacacacacacatacacacacagttgcatGTCCATGCACTTAAACATAACCTAAACAGAAAGGTTTTAACTTAGCTCAAGATATACAGTACCTAGAAAATACTGTATTTCATTCTGAAGAATAACACTGAAATGCGCTATGACTGCAAGCTCATATATTATTTGGGAAACCTCTGATCTAGTCATACTTTGTAGTAATCCTACCATACTTTAAAAACCTTGCATTAATAAACTCTTTTAGTTGCTTATATATGACCTCATTCCTCATGTACTGTACACAGGACTCTCATTATTGCTGTAGAACCTGTTATTGGCACTTCTTGGCACCACACTTAACCAGAAACCAAAGGGCTTTACACttcttttaaccctgggttagcCCAAATTTTACACTTGTAAATTTGAAAGGGTGTTAGAACAGCCTTAATAcccataaaagagagagagagagagagagagagagagagagagagagagagagagagagagagagatattataGAGATATTTTTTCAAGAACTTATCCACATTCCCTCAGTATGACTTCTGGTCCTAAATCCATcattaaatataaacaaaactTGTTTTTTTCCAACCACTGAAAGCCATCATCATATCTGGATGTaacaaatcattttaacatacagAATAAGCAGCCAACATTTCTCTATTGAGCTCTTTTGGATAAATGATAATAATAGTGTGCAGGGAATCAAACTCTggacattaaataaaattaaatatgaggGACTATGGACATTTTTTGCCACATGATCCAAAAATGTTATACAATGATGGTTTAAGCCATTGTGTTTTTGTTCTCAATAAATGAAAAGGAAAAATCCAACAATCCTACACTCAGGACCTCAAATACTTTGTCATGCAGCCATTAGCATAGACTGGCTGCAAAACATAAAAGAGGCCTTTTGTCTGGTCAGACAATACTTTATTGTAACAGTGTATTTCTATGGAACTGATTTAGGTAACAATGATTTAgactttagagcagtggttcacaacttgttttgcttcaggatccatGCGAATTTTACATTGGACGTCAAGTGGAGACCCACAAAAGTAAAAAAGTTTGAGTGTTTGgcttctaaatgtctcttgaatttcagTGGTACTCAGCAGCCAATAAgtcactgcacaaaacacattgtggttgatacaaaccatgtttatcctcatGCAAGTGAACCTGAATttctgggttgtattttccttGCGTAATTTGGTCATGGTttttcaaggatgagggcatATTTGCATCTGCCTAATATGGATAGCTTCTATCAAATGACAGaagaatttgcaccaaaatacagtAGAGTTCAATTGGATGACAGCCTTTGATATcagcaacaaaagatatgggaagtgttttctccacCCTTTTAAAAGTGAATTGTTATTTCTCCATTTTTCAGTCACGATCCacaagttgagaaccacttaTGTAGAAGTTGCATTTACTGTTTGATGATGTCTTAATTGAAGTAGTTTTGACCTAATAACCATTTCTTCCTAAGCTTCTGTAGCAAAGACAGCTTAATTGATTGGCATGTCAATAACAAGGGGGGTAATAAGCTATTCCAGTATATCCTGGTCAGATTGAGCAGTAAAGGATAATTGGAGCAGAAGCAATGTTGAACATACAACTGAGAAAGACAAGGAACataaagctgtaaagttgtaacaTGGAAGTCTAGCAGCATTACTTCTTTTGAGGGCCAGTCACGGCGGGCTTGTCTTCACGGGTGATGGGAATGGTGCGTTCTGGGCTGGTTGAGTGCTTGCGTGGGGCTGTCACTGTCAGAACCCCATCAGAAGACAGGGAGGAGGTGACAGAGGTTGGGTCCACACCAGCAGGAACACGATATTTTCTTAGAAACTCCCGTGAGACAAAGCCATGTTTGTCCTGCAAAGCAAAATACAACATCTGATCTCTTCTATAAATGTATGAACAGGTGATAGTGACTGATCCATGCATCATTCACTCTGTTTAATTCAATGTTTACTTGTAACACAAGGCCTGTTTGATGTACAACATTTGTTTTCTTGGTGatgacatatatattttaaataataaagccAGTAATAGGACCTGGTTAGGTGAGGCATTGGGTTGCAGACTGGATTGCTCATATACACTaaatttcaacctggtctcatgacaagtagTAATAATGTTACGAGATGGTGAAGTGGTAAGAAATCATACAAGTTGTCTCATGCAAAAATGTACAACTATTAATCCcactgagaaaaataaacaatgttattGAGTTATTAAATGTAACCCTTAACCCAAATAAACATATAGTCTAACCCCTTACTCAAACCCATAACCTAATCATGAATTTAATAGGAtagtaacttttgtgtaccacggaagaaagaacaCATCAGGGTTTGGAATAGGTACCTTTTCGTACAAACCAATTTGTAAGATATCtcttttgccatcttgtactgtACAAGAGATTACTGTTACATTTTTACCTGATGATCCTCATGTTTAGCATGAATTTCAAGGAAGTCTCCGTTGATTTTCACTGACAGCTCCTCTGGTGCGAACTGTTTTACATCCAGATTTACTGAGAAACTATCCTTTTCCAATTTCATCTAAGGAAACACAATTGgaaacattaaataattatttaacaatTCAACAGTACTGTGTTTTTGGTCTAATCTTTGCAATCATCACACAAAATCACAGACTaaaagtaatgagaatgagatccCACATTAGCCTACTGAGAATTGGGAGaagtggttaaaggaatagttcacccaaaaatgaaaattgtctcatcatttactcaccctcatgccatcccagatgtgtatgactttcttctgcagaacataaatgaagatttttctgaagaatatctcagctctgttggtctatacaatgcacgtgaatggtggccagaactttaaagctccaaaagcacataaagcagcataaaagtaatccatatctccagaagggatatgataggtgtgggtgagaaacaaatcaatatttatgtccttttttagcATAAATCTCCActcccactttcacattcttgttcttttgctttttgcgattcacattctttgtgcatatcgccacccactgggctgggagaagaacttctagcataaaatgacttaaatattaacctatttctcacccacacctatcctatcacttctgaagatatggatttaaccactggagttgtatggattacttttatgctgccttcatgtgctttttggagcttcaaacctttttggaccctgttgatttGTATtgtagagagctgagatattctattaaaaatcttcattggtgttcagcagaagaaagaaagtcatacacatttgggatagcatgagggtgagtaaatggtgaacgAATTAAAaatttttagtgaactatccttttaatttcatttaaattgtgcttaattttcataaagaaaatgttATTCACAATGCAGATCTAAATGGttctaaaataggctttattttctttaggctaaatataatttcttatgtaTTTCAATTTCTTATATGCTTTCTTAAAAACCAAAAATGtgaatgtttgtttgattttgtccACCTTTATCAGAAAAATAGAATTACGCTTCAGTGCGAGTTCATCAAAGCTATCATCATAGAAGAAATGCTCAGAATATTTATCCAGTGTGATCATTGTTTAGAATGAACCAGACTGTTGCCATTAGCGAGAAAGACACCTATAAATACCTTTAAATAATGCTGCTCTCTCTGTCTTTAAAAAACCAAGACATTAGGACCGAGAACATCTAATAACAGTAACTTCAATTataaagtggccccaaaaagtatttgtaccgttaagccacacttaaaaattaaTGCCATTGCATTTGATGactaaatatcaaaccaagtgtatttgtaaacaaatgatgatatcagaacttttctcagaactaactttacttcatttagccatttttgacattacttttaaccaactggtgtcaatgtgattttaagtggatgtatgaagtcacttTGGTAACATTTAACTTTAatattccctttgttaagggattataaaggGGCTAATAATTAATTTGCAAATGCCGTGTAAATCATAGGTATAcggttataacaacatgtataaaaagggtgactttcatgcaataattgccaaatagtgagccattttacctctcatgttataaatgctttataacacttattcaacattaatagTAATCTATAAAAATGTACCTTAATCTAAAGTGAACGAATGTAGAGCATTCACTGAGAAGTTGCCAAAAGTTTTCAAACGTGTACATAAAGGTTCAATAGGGTTTAATGGTCTTGAggctttattatattatatatgctgtgaatgagcatgaagccCTGAAAAGGGACTTTAGGTAACCAGGACTAGGTTAacccattcttttgacatcaacatgacaagggAAGTGACAATATGAGTAAATCAAGACATTATGTACTATAAATATAAAGCAGACTATAGCAAGCTGACATTATCCATCTTTTTAATCTCATTAAAATAGTCTATTCATAAATTAAGGGCATTTTATTACGTgtattaattaaacatttataacacgtaagttaaaatgctcactactAATTTcactaatttcttttttctagtaagacctttgatattaggccaaaaatcacattcttgataataatttttgtattgttttcctgtaaaaatatctataaatccttaaaacaagatcaatttgatgtatcttgttttagaaacaacactgcataagatatttaggtttagattgtatttttaacatgtgtattttgtcttactgtactggcagagtttttatagtcaaaacaagtgaaaaaatctaccagtaatgaagaagtaatccaaagtatttagaatacgttactgaccttgagtaatctaacggaatatgttacaaattacattttacagcatgtattctgtaatctgtagtggaatacatttcaaaagtaaccctcccaaccctgacaacTGTATACAGACATCCCACTGTCCAAACTAACTCATGCAAATGACAACTGACTTTATTTATAATACTACAAACGTAATGTAAATGTATCAAAAAGAACTAAAAAGTCCATTAAAAAAAAGCTGATTCTCGATCGTTAGAAGGTTAAACTGACAGCAGTTGCAAAAGCTGGAATTTTAGCTCACCTCAGAGAGGCCACTGTCCACCCAGCTTGGCCAGCGCAGGAAGGAAGGTCTAGGGTAGTACAGTGAGGGAATCATGTCGCTATTAGAAATGGGCTCCCCAAAGTGCTGATCAAAGATCCGACTGGGAAAGAAGGATGGCCAGAAGGAGCGGCGAAACCAGGGATGCTGGATAGC
Encoded proteins:
- the LOC127426963 gene encoding alpha-crystallin B chain-like gives rise to the protein MDIAIQHPWFRRSFWPSFFPSRIFDQHFGEPISNSDMIPSLYYPRPSFLRWPSWVDSGLSEMKLEKDSFSVNLDVKQFAPEELSVKINGDFLEIHAKHEDHQDKHGFVSREFLRKYRVPAGVDPTSVTSSLSSDGVLTVTAPRKHSTSPERTIPITREDKPAVTGPQKK